aattattgttaagGAACATTATGTTCCACCTTTCCCCCTTTAATCTAAAGATTTGAAAATCGCGTTACTTAGGTTGATCTGTAAGAAAaataactgaattttaaaacCTAGCTGATTTGtgggaaaaataattgaattttaaaactggaCCATTATGAAGTTACGAAGATCAAACCTGTATacttgaaaatcaatttaatcacgtatgtaaaggactatatatggtttgagcctaaaatggccccctaaaatgaacattgtcattttactgtaattctttggggggtttttaacaaatatacatttgaagttttttcataattttcattttgattttagtgtccaaaacttaaaaatatgacatcataaagttaaCCTTTttccgccattttctcatttttagcataaaacggctttttttgaaacagtttttctttagggaaacattgagcgactgcttgagcAAACAAACTATTTTCcccaaagatgtatctctccaatacttataaaagacaaaatgtttgttcttgttcaaagagtcgctcgatatttcccattcgaaaaaagataaaaaaaaaaaaaaaatgtccatttttgactgattttgattgaattataaaaatagcgtcacttctgacgtcatatactgccagtgagtgcatataaatcaaataaataggtaaaaaacatattttatgtcaactctttaatgatataaaacaacaaattaatgtacctgaatcattttaaaaatagcgaattatgggggccaaatttgaccaatatcatatatagttctttgcatTCAATCTGTAAAAGTAAGAATCCTCCCTATAAATGTCTCATCAGTTACATAGCCTATAGTGTAGTGCCCTTTGCCTTAGAACATCAAGGCTCTGTTTGGATACCAGACAAATTAAATAGAAACGTCGCCATCTTTGATTTAGGAGATTCGTAAATTTCACTGTAAGTATTGATATTAAATCTATTTCATATactttgtaaataattatattggCATGTTAATAAACGTTATTTCTAATCAAATTAGGGTTATTAACTTTGGAACATAAGTGAAATTTAAAGATCTTCAATGACAATTTAGTGTTTGAATTTTCGAAAGTTGgatcaaactaaaaaaaactttaaaaagaacTATTTGATATTTTCTAGTTTGATTTTAGTTGtgcaaagaaattaaaaatcataGCATTTATCAAATTGTATGCGAAGATTATATAGTCAACACATATAATGTTTCGTCGTGTGGTAATTATAAATTAACTGAAATTAAACACCGTAAGTTATTGCCATTTGCTGGACATGTTTGATATCATTTACTCCTTAGGAGTTTAAACATtagtttttcaaatattgaacCACTCTTTTAATATTCTTGCCACTGGTTCataatctaaaaatttgaaattatgtCTAAGaaacttaagaaaaatattattgatgAATTTATTAAATACCACCAAACCATTATAGCATAAAATACAACAGAAAACCACAGCAAAGTAAATAATACGCAATTTACAGTATTAAAACGAGGCTATGTgcatttattcaatatatacatttaatttctaaacatagtattgaatttttttcactttacgTGTCTTACATTCAGCAACAAAGAGGTTGTCTTTGGAATCCACACACAATCCCCATGGACGCTGTATATCACAGTCGTCAATGCAACGGAGGAATTGTCCGTCCTGCTCAAAAATATGGATGCGGTTGTTCCAATAGTCGGCGGTCAGGATCCGACTCTGGCTGTCGGTAGTGATGCCGACTGGACAAAATGATTCCTTGatagtagagggaggaccagtgtaggtaaaccgcaatttcccggcctgattgaccaccactactgctgCCGCTCCATAATCAGCTACGCAGATGTCAAGGTTCTTGTTCTCGCTGATATACTTAGAGAAATCGCCAAGTGAATAAAGTGGCTCGCCATTATCATTTGATTGAATgcattgtttttctttgaagTCTGAGCTCGAGTAACGCACGATTTTTACTTGCTGATAatcatcactgtccatgacaacAAGGTAATCGCCGGTAGAAGAAATGCATACACTACGAGGTCTCCATCCCTGTGGTCTGGCCACTCtattcaactttttattttttaatatgttcaCTGCTCTTTCATTGTAATCTGTATAAACTAGATACCCGTTTGTCACTGTTATGTCTCCTGGTCTAGTCCGTGAATTGGTTTCTATTTCCTTTACTAGTTTTCCCTGGAGGCTAACGAGTTTCATGATCTTTTCATTTCCACTTGTCCAGATATAGTCATCGCTTAGACATGAAACGCTGTATAATTCATTGTTGTCGTCATACTCagtttttatttctgttatgATCCGTGGTTCATCAAGGAGTGATCTTTCTGAGGGCAATGTTTCAGCATCAGGTGAATCTATTGTGTAACCAGAATCATCGGATGTTATACAAaatgctgacagagaaccaaactgttgataaagctgttcTTTGTTGATCTTCTGAGAAGTCAAGCTTGGTAAGGAAATCGTGAGTTTAGGTGGCAAACTTCTGAATTCAGCATTCATTGATTTGTAAGCAGAGACCAGACTGGCATCATTTGAATTCAGCAATATATTCAAATTATCAATGTTTTGTGTAATTTTAGAAATGGTTTGTGCTATTTCGTCTTCCTGTCTGTTTAGAACTGCTAAGTATCTCGAATCTATTTTATCAAGAGCGGATTTTAGTTTTCTTAAAATGTCATCTATTTCTTTTTGTAAGTCTTCTTTTTGTTTGTCCAAAGCTGTTGTCAACTTCTTAGAATTGGTATTGATGTTACCTTTCTGAACTGAAATATAAGAGGCAATCTCTTTATATTTTGGATAAATGGATAGCTCAAACTCTGTTAAATCTCTTCGTATTGCTTCCTTCTTGTTttcaatgtgttttaaaaactcAACAATTCTATGGTCTTTATGATCCTCTAAAGAAACGCATGttgcacaaataggaatgtcacattgtaCGCAATGAAGTTCACATATTTTTGAGGagtgtttttgacattttactGTAGATCCACGCATCTTATATGGCACTACTTTATGGTCTTTAAATTCGCTTGAGAGATGTTCCCCAACACATTCTTTGCACAGATGTATttgacaaatgtcacagtacatagtGGGGCCCGAGATATCACAGAGATGACACCGAACCACATCCTGGGCCCAGCGCTCGTCCATGGTCAGATACTTTTACTTAAGTTCTGAAACATAAAACAATAGCTGGTTTAATTATATAAGTGGAATGAATTCAGAACAATCTTTCACAGATAACAACTTAAGACGCCCTGGGCAAAACACTTGGGATTTATAGAATCTATTTACTGAATAATACGGTAATACGTAATTAGAAAAAATACTCTGAGTTCAGGGATGTATGCTATAGTGGGATTCTGTGCGTCATGCGAAAAAAATACATTCACTCTTGATGCTATATTTTCTAGTACTTGAGTTCTAGGTCAAGAGTTTTTCAATAGAATATCTAATGCCTTATACTGGTATGAGTGTCatttttattcttatctcaACCGACAACCTACTGAGGAAATATTCAAATTCATattggctcaattttcgtggaattcatTGGTCGCCGTAGTCCCTCTATCCCCcgacgaatttacatcctcgacGAAGACAAATTATAGAAAAAGTGACATTTCTTACCGAAACTAAAAACCGACGCATCCACAGAATTATATATCCCCAAATAAgcccaaaaaaacccaaaaatctACGAAAATGTGTCCCCAATGAATTTAAAAGATTGCAAAATAACATCTACTGAATACTTTATGACTTCTCATTCTACATAaaatgttggggtttttttccacagaaaattcaaaatgcATAGTACTATGCTTCTTGGATCGTTACAACACTAATACCCCCAAGCAACActaacttttcttttaaatgatttGTCCAAGATTATGAATTCAGAATTTAACCTGCATTATACATTTCTTTAAATGCTGCATTAAATTATGTGTAATTTATCCTGATCATTAAATTTGTATCAATTTCATGCACTAACTAGTTACTCGGTCATTTGAATCTTGTCATAatctgaattttgttttattaagtaGTAGTCCTACGGATTCTAGTTCATTTAACTTTATTAGATAATTGCCTAATTGTCTCCTCATGGTAGTATTAACTGGAAGGCAATTCTTAAAGGGCTCTTGTTATTTTAACAATAGTATTGATCAGACTTTAGATAAGAAATTCTGCAAAATAGAAGCTTTATCAAGTTTTTAACAACTGTAATTttgtgggattttttttattcagagcATGAATGAACGTGTTTCACGAAGAGTTCTCTGCTAAATGCCtaggaaaagaaaaaatcaaatgaactaTATTATAAACTAATTGACAAATAAAGCAACTCCCTTGAACCAAATCAAGTATAAAAGATTCAAATTAAAGTAAGTGGCAATTTTGGCAGATATCGCTACACTTATAAAAACAAGTTTATACTCTAGACGCCCTTGAAAGAAATGTAAAAAGAATGCACCGGCTTttgcgattttttaaaataggttTCAATTACCGTAGCAATTTCTGAATTTTACGCTTTTAATATAAAACCCATCTTTTAAACACCGTTTCTTTTATTCTGCCTAATAAATAATTCCTTAGATTTGCGCTCGAGTGtgaaaatactacatgtatattgaaaaagttaaaaatctCTAATTGTGTATACACAGAACTACCAATACGTCATAACTAAGGAATTGAATAGCCTAAAAGTATACCTTTATCgctgaaataatgaaaaattgcATTTACATTCAAAGGCTAAATTGCCATTGCAGATCTTTTCATTGCACTTATATTCCAAAGTTAATCATCTTAATTTGATTAGAAAAGAGTTAAAAAGGTCTAGTAGCATGCTAATTTAATTATACTACAATGTAAatgaaataagattaatatcAATACTTACAGTTGACATTTAACGAATCTCTCCAACCAAAGATGGCGACGTTTCGATTTCCTCTGTCAGATATCCACACAGAAGCCTTTTTTTAGATCACATGATCTGTTAAAGTAAATACCAAACGGTAGGCCACGAAACGCCCAAAACATTTAAAGGGGAGGTTCGTACTCTTACAATGAAATGCATTGTTACAttgtttttttgaaatttcaagaCAGATCTTGATAACTTCATAATGGTACGGTTAAGctttataattcaattttttttcttatagatCCACTAAGTAACACGATTGTTGAATCCACAAATGCATATTAAAGGAAAAAGAAAGTAgaacataaaacaataaatatgataactgatatttttccttttgtttGCTTTGGGATTTATCTATATAATTTCATATTactaaaaaaattcttaagatTAAAAAAGACTTTGTAACAGGAAAATAGTATTGTTGTCGACTTTTCATTGTCTGTTTTTGAGGATTTTCACCACATCTGTTCATGTAATCAATATTCTAATATTACAGGACCTAGGACAAATATCACATTTGGCTGATATATAGTTTCATAAATCCATCCTTTGGTAGCAAGTATAGGtggttttacaaaataatttcaatatattgTGTTTTAATGAAATACTGACAGTTAAAATGTTCTATTTAAGTTTACTGTTTCGTgtttataaacaataataatCTATAAGACTACATCAGCCTCTGTTACCACAAAACATCAGTTAGATTGATTTGTTTTCTGGTATCTAAAATGAGACTTGGAGTTTGAAAGGATAAAAAGTAACTAGATCCAACTCATCGTagctttacaaaaatattttacataacatACCAGAGTATGACACTGTTAAGAGGTACGTGTctttcatattttaatgaaacaattCAGCAATGAACTCGAGACTTAAGCAGCAAAGTCATTATGTTCACCGCTTACAATAACTGAAACAAATGGAAATCAGATTAAGAGTAGTGTAGCCTTTCACAAAAGAACAACTGTTTGCAATTTAAGAAGCGCTtactaaataaaaagaaacagcaATCACGATTTTTGACTTGAATGCAATTGGACTCTCTTTTGAAagattttgtattatttattgtttatactcTAATTCAATAAAGGCAAGTTTTTATTGAATCAAACAAGTTAACAGAGCACTGCAAGGACACAAAAAAGGCCACCTGTATTACACAATTTCCAGTTTAAGGTTCTCAAATCGTAAGCCTCAAAGTGTTTTTTAatcatgaaaatatcatttatccttcaaactttataaatgaaataaaataaaaagaaattgtttgatggtatccatgcattttaagAAGTTATTGCAATTATGGCCACGatgaatatattaaataattaaaattgagaTCATAACAGAAATAAAACCGGTTGTACCAATGCATGCATCGCTCGAACCTCTTAACCTCTTGGTAGAAGGTCCCGGTGAAGCCACTAAGCCAAGCAATTCGTTGCATGACTTTGCGTAGTATTCACACTTTAAGACTAAATAAATATGTCTATATGAAAGCCAAGTTTATGgtatgaataaaacaaaatctgagTAATTTAGAGTTATTGAACATTGTTGAGGATCAGATCGTTCATATGAATTGATACCAAATACTAGTATGATAGTTGAGTACACTCAGATTTGAAAATCTAACCTCCTGGAACAAGGAGGGACCGAATCAATGGCCTGACAGACTGTACGCATGGACAAGATGAATGAATATAAGACATGCAGATACAAATGAGCGTGTCATAAATTATTGTTCAATACGAAGATTCTTATAGGGTCCACTTAAAGTGTTTTATTGTAACCCTAATATAAAGTTTGCATTTACAGCTGAGCTTGtgagaataatattttttttaaaatacccaTCTCTGTCTACTATGAATTGTTGCATACAAAATTGAGGTATTTGTTTACTTAGATACCTATAGGGTCAGAAGTCGTTtctaaatatctcaaaaacaattgattttgttttcttttttttacatttttgaacataaaatgttcattttgacaTTTTGCACGTGTATGGCCTACCAAAATGACAATCTGTGATCTTAATGGtctttaaattattatattacgtagttttcaaacaaacaaaaattttgttaacaaactacatgtattatagctGGGAGATCTTGCAGAATTTCAttctaaacaaaatgttatctTCAGAACTGTTATAGCGACTCACATTATGGAGTTATGtggctggcccctaaaactgATTGTCTTATTTATCTCAAGACTACGAAACATTTTGTTAATACCTGAACAACAGAAAATGTTGCAAATACCGAAGCTTTTCAAAGATATTAAGATTATAGTACCAGTACCTTAAAGTAAGTGTGCAAAGAAGCAAAACTTTTTTCTCTATAAAACGATTGGGAATTagttaaacatttttgaagCAAATTGTCTTGACGTTgtaaaaaatgatgaatattttgggttttttttagatatatgaaTGTTATCTTAAAAAGGACCCGCCTTGAACATGAATGTCCTTGATTGGATCTTAATCGAcaatttgatattgaaaattggacggaagatcTGCTCGTTCTCTCAACGAGATCGCATCTATTTAAAATGATGAGATACGAACAAGTAATTCATTTGTTTCTTCTTCGTTGTacagaaataatttatttacttttgtttgaagtttttatttatttttccaatgCATAATTAATGCAATGCAATGTATACTATACATACGTACTATCAACgcatgatattttaattttattgaacaattatgaaaatatgacaTAGGcctaaatataaaatatcacaTGACAGAATTTGAAGTCATCTGGTTGATGACCACCTACATTATCATCTTTGACTTTTCTGAACTGCGGGATATTGAGCTAGTTACTATTTTTTTTCCACCCAGGGACTGGTCGTTACCAATAGAAATGTGAACTAATTCTACGTAGGATCAAGGCAGATTATGGACATTTCCTTCTACTTGAATTGTTCAGACTTTACCATTGTAATGAGCAGCAggagaattatatatatatatatatatatatatatatatatatatatatatatatatatatatatatatatatatatatatatatatatatatatatatatattcacacaCACACTGTTACCTTAGGTATCTAGTTGCATGTAACAAACAGTTCAGGTATTGGTCCTATTAGATTGCCGAGACGAATGAATCACAGTTAATAAgagataaaatgaattaaaaacctaattcttttcttattgtttctttatttttaaatacaagtgTACATGCATTTCACcaaaatgtatctttttaagcTCCAGTTTTAATGACATTGCAAAGGCAAAAGTAGCACAAGAACGAGTATTAAACAAGAGGTCAAGACTAAGAATGTATCACTGAATCAGTGTCAAATGTGGACATGTATCTTACAGACTCATGAAGGCGAAGCCAggaaataatatttcaattgGGTGGTGTCCATGGAAACGGCAATGTTAGAACAGTACAAGCGGTCTTCTCTTGGCTTACACGTTTATGGACATATAAGACTTGTGGTTCTGTTACATTGTTGCTAGTTTCAAAattgaccaattttttttaagtcggGAGCACacatacataatatttttattttggctCTTTTTGCTTCCACCTTTATGATAATACATATTAAAAGACTCTAGGTTGCTAGTTTCAAAATCGTCCAGaacaaatgtacataaaacatcGTGAGCGAAAATACATAATATTGCTAGTTTCAACGgagttcgttttttttttcatcactcGCATAATAACCGATATTATGTCTACTCGTATATTTTAGCGGTATACAAATGGTCGTAGAAATGTTGGAAAAATAAAGCACCGCAAAACACTCCAAAAAGTGATTATTCTCCAATATCTGAACAGTCCTTCTAGCTTCAGCATTGATATGCTTGAGACAGCTTCTTAATTTATAATATTCAAGGCAATTACTGAACACATAAGACAAGGCTAAAATTGTTCAGttcttttattcattcataCTCATTTTGTGGGGTCAAAATATACATAAGTCTAATATCAGATAATGAATACATGCTCAGATTCATATGTATATCAtctacttaaaaaaataaaaatcgacataaaaattagtaaaaacaCAAGCATAATAAAGTATCCaagaattaataaatattatgtCCGTACATATGCACCTCGAATGAGTTCTCTTTTATCTACACTCCTCAATTAATGCTTCCTCAAACTATCGTGCGACTCTGCtaaaggggcatgatcacgattttggtcaaatttcatttttctgtttttattatttgcaatgctttagaaatgcatttctaatgatcaaataaaattttggtgccagtcgttgagttttaagcaagatacagggctcacaattcttcgtcatgaaaacaaggctcgtgccctgtttttgtttacataggttcaatataccagtaaataacctttttaaagctggtttgtctatcttattattcatttaaagcataaataaacagttcctaacgatcaacacatttatttttcacttcaacattcgaaatgtaaacaaacgctttgtttacatagcgaagaattgtaaggtctgtaactcgcttataactcatcaaatggcactcaaattttcgttgcctattaaaaatgccttactaaagcattgtaaacattaaaatcgaaaaaataatttttgaccaaaatcgtgaccatgcccctttaaaatcatAATGGGAGGTTTAAACTATAGCTGCGGTAATTTCGTGGCTACAACGCATGATGAAAATCAACTGTTTTAAAACTAAACAGCTGAATGACATATATGTGCACATGGTATTTACAAGTAAACGGCAAGAGAGTCAATAATAGAAACTTATCGAACAAAAAACGCAAACTCTGAAGTTCTTAAATTCCGTTACTTCAGATATGGCTCAAGAGGTCACGCCTAAAACATCTTAACATTAAGAAATCAATTACAAAAAAGCATTTGTCAGTTATAATGAACCTTATTTTACTGGAGGGGCTTAAAAaagtattattatactttcatgttaaatattgaaatctgattggctctgacgcagttgataatccgttctattaccctcagcgttagcaacacacttggcaacgggtaacacaacgaattgttacatgcgcgaagcgtcggttgacaatggttttcgaggggtgtcaatttcaactgttaccctcccaaacagacactatttatataattacaacTAAATGTACATAATGTAGGATTTTTTAGTAATTTTGAAGAGTTCGAGTTGGTACGAAAATCTTGCTATTATTCTACTGGTGGAGTCATTTGGTACGTATCGTCAATacgtcaaaattaaaatgtacacatgaatcaataaagatttataaattatcaaatatgcTACTCTTTGGAGATAATTCAGAACATATCATTAAACTAAACACTCATCTTGTTAAGTAAAATTTAGATGTATATTACTTTATGAAGTCCAAACAATTCTGGAAAATGCACTTGGTGGCAAGTAATTcaataaatatcatatataaaaacGTCAACTTTTCATACAGTTACAACcgttaaataaaatgtacatacatataataaatataaaattcgaaaatcctgaaaatattattcaattgtggcaagaaatacaaaacatatcattaaataatacGTCAATGTCAATTATTCAATTATCTACAACGTTTCAGtaaaatgtacaaatatatataaattagtcaaataagaaaattatgtttatcgaatgccatatatacatgtatgtacaagaGCACAGTAATGGTTATATATTCCGAAGTCGTGTAACATCGTTTACCCTGTAAACCGGAAGCACGCAGCACGAGACGATTGGTCCATCTTCCTCACACCTCTACCCAATCTGAATTCTGTCTGAGCTGAAATGTTCAAGAATACACAAAACCTTATGCTGGGCCTAATCAACGTTGATGTATATTGTCCCGGTGGCATGTTGTTGAATCTACGCATCAATCCACAGTTACTCAACGAAAGGTACGTTCGCAATTTGCAATTGTGTGGATGCGCTCTTGGTTTGTCAAAtcaatttctaaatttttcgaTTGCTTTTTTTGAATTCTTATTCCCCattattgttgattacatagagttttattaatgattacacagagttttattaatatctcattttaaaaaaaaaaaactagcgcTTATGTGATTGCACTTTTATGATTTATGAACATTCTCAATTTTGTTGATCTCTAAAATTTGGTTTGGATATTTTCGAATTTAATGAATTGCGAATTTTCATAAAGCTGGGCGTTTTCTAAAATTTTGCACAATATAATTTAGTTTATatgaatatacatttaatttaattaagccccccccccctctacaATTCTCACTAATTAGTTATAATGTCTGGTACTCTTTGTTATGAATAACCTTCCTTTTGTAAGTTAGAATAAACAACAAATTATGTATggataaaattatcaattacaTTGCATTTGACGAAGACTTTTCTCAGTATGCGAGAGGTTATTTTTTCCaacatttttttatgcaaaGATGGTCATATGAcgatttttaattcaaattcgGTGCAAAGATAAAATGAAGCATTAAACCTTTATCTTTTCGTGTCATTTaaggaagaaaacaaaatacgtTTTAATGTTAATGTGTTTCACGCTTAAATTTGATGTCATGGTATTAGAAACACGGGTGCAAAATCTTCAACACAGTTTGTCCGTTAATAAAACAACTAATATTACCGGGTTAAATGTTTTGTGCTCAGATTATTGACGTTTAATTCAGATGGATTGGAATAAAATGTGCAGCACCTTAATAATTGTTATGACATATTTCAGCCAATTATTTTACCTCACAACCTTTTCTGAGCAACTGTTGACGTCATCTTCGCATCATTTGGACATTGATACGCTTGGTATGTAAAACCCACTTGTCCGACCCTTCTCTTCACTCATAAATTTCTTAAATACCCCTGTTTTACGTTTGCTGTTAA
This genomic window from Crassostrea angulata isolate pt1a10 chromosome 8, ASM2561291v2, whole genome shotgun sequence contains:
- the LOC128158055 gene encoding tripartite motif-containing protein 55-like; protein product: MDERWAQDVVRCHLCDISGPTMYCDICQIHLCKECVGEHLSSEFKDHKVVPYKMRGSTVKCQKHSSKICELHCVQCDIPICATCVSLEDHKDHRIVEFLKHIENKKEAIRRDLTEFELSIYPKYKEIASYISVQKGNINTNSKKLTTALDKQKEDLQKEIDDILRKLKSALDKIDSRYLAVLNRQEDEIAQTISKITQNIDNLNILLNSNDASLVSAYKSMNAEFRSLPPKLTISLPSLTSQKINKEQLYQQFGSLSAFCITSDDSGYTIDSPDAETLPSERSLLDEPRIITEIKTEYDDNNELYSVSCLSDDYIWTSGNEKIMKLVSLQGKLVKEIETNSRTRPGDITVTNGYLVYTDYNERAVNILKNKKLNRVARPQGWRPRSVCISSTGDYLVVMDSDDYQQVKIVRYSSSDFKEKQCIQSNDNGEPLYSLGDFSKYISENKNLDICVADYGAAAVVVVNQAGKLRFTYTGPPSTIKESFCPVGITTDSQSRILTADYWNNRIHIFEQDGQFLRCIDDCDIQRPWGLCVDSKDNLFVAECKTRKVKKIQYYV